The Gemmatimonadota bacterium genome has a segment encoding these proteins:
- a CDS encoding serine/threonine protein kinase: MNTAASPDDEFLALQDALAGQWSLERELGRGGMATVYLARDVSLDRPVAIKVLAADHAADPTMRARFEREAITSAALSHPHIVPTYAVAEAAGRPYLVMGYIDGESLAQRLHRTGPLPIAEGERVIREVAWALGHAHATGVLHRDVTLDNILLERSTGRAVLVDFGIAALVDGDGDGPLLGTPAYLAPEVIQGESASRASDLYALATVAWATFAGRLPYHGDDSAAVLLQQVTAPVPSLASAAPAVPRRIVAAIEGALAKAPVERPTTVEAWIGSWEGHQVAVPLAAPLERWRGHWKQVRTFYAFAATITAMFGGMAGGAGSYTDRIALWMAYLFMFAVPGLVVAAAIHVAMAAHQLRRLARSGFGIEDLRLTLRRADPESSRTPIPLVGRLTSDAVVVSLVAYLAMAVMVRMEPDWRYDWLIQDFYREVARWAFVGFWTSLGLSVLTPTRPFLRPGTSEGIRRAFWNSPLGALWFGLTRVGLGKRIAAAETLHRPTELVLDLAIEELWRALPAGARREAAELPTVARDLRRRVASLRTIASHFGDASHDAPAEAALRTKVSGRITAALTALEQLRLQLLRLDDATLPTGALTAQLHDARALERELLTDLGAHHGIGRLLRRSPTRRSPGMTPTPA; the protein is encoded by the coding sequence ATGAACACCGCCGCTTCGCCCGACGACGAGTTTCTCGCGCTGCAGGACGCGCTGGCGGGGCAATGGTCGCTCGAGCGTGAACTCGGGCGCGGCGGGATGGCGACGGTCTATCTGGCGCGCGACGTCTCGCTCGATCGGCCGGTGGCGATCAAGGTGCTCGCCGCCGACCATGCCGCCGACCCAACGATGCGCGCCCGCTTCGAACGCGAGGCGATCACCAGCGCGGCATTGTCCCACCCGCACATCGTCCCGACCTATGCGGTCGCCGAGGCAGCGGGGCGGCCCTACCTGGTGATGGGCTACATCGACGGCGAGTCGCTCGCGCAGCGGCTGCACCGCACTGGGCCGTTGCCGATTGCCGAGGGTGAGCGCGTCATCCGCGAGGTGGCCTGGGCGCTCGGGCATGCGCATGCCACCGGTGTGCTGCACCGCGACGTCACCCTCGACAACATCCTCCTCGAACGGAGCACCGGCCGCGCCGTGCTGGTGGACTTCGGCATTGCCGCGCTCGTCGATGGCGACGGCGACGGTCCCCTGCTCGGCACGCCGGCATACCTGGCGCCAGAAGTCATTCAGGGAGAATCAGCGTCGCGCGCAAGCGATCTCTACGCACTCGCCACCGTGGCGTGGGCCACCTTCGCCGGACGGCTCCCCTACCATGGTGACGACAGCGCGGCTGTGCTGCTCCAGCAGGTGACGGCCCCGGTGCCATCGCTCGCGTCCGCGGCGCCTGCGGTGCCGCGGAGGATCGTCGCGGCGATCGAGGGGGCGCTCGCCAAGGCTCCAGTGGAGCGTCCCACGACGGTGGAGGCGTGGATCGGTTCGTGGGAGGGGCATCAGGTGGCAGTGCCTCTCGCAGCGCCATTGGAGCGCTGGCGCGGGCATTGGAAGCAGGTACGGACGTTCTACGCATTCGCCGCGACGATTACCGCCATGTTTGGGGGAATGGCGGGTGGAGCCGGGAGTTACACCGACAGGATCGCCCTCTGGATGGCCTACCTCTTCATGTTCGCGGTGCCGGGCTTAGTGGTGGCTGCAGCGATCCACGTCGCGATGGCCGCCCACCAGCTCCGACGCCTTGCACGATCAGGGTTCGGCATCGAGGATCTTCGGCTGACCCTCCGTCGTGCCGATCCGGAATCGTCGCGGACCCCCATCCCACTCGTGGGCCGGCTCACCTCGGACGCCGTCGTGGTCTCCCTGGTCGCCTATCTCGCCATGGCCGTCATGGTCCGCATGGAACCGGACTGGCGGTATGACTGGCTGATCCAGGACTTCTATCGTGAAGTGGCGAGGTGGGCCTTCGTCGGATTCTGGACGAGCCTTGGGCTGTCGGTCTTAACCCCGACCCGCCCATTCCTCCGGCCCGGGACGAGCGAGGGAATTCGCCGCGCCTTCTGGAACTCGCCACTCGGCGCGCTCTGGTTCGGCCTGACGCGCGTGGGCCTCGGCAAGCGCATCGCCGCCGCCGAGACGCTGCACCGCCCCACCGAGCTGGTGCTCGACCTCGCCATCGAGGAGCTCTGGCGCGCGTTGCCCGCTGGCGCGCGCCGCGAGGCGGCCGAGCTGCCGACAGTCGCACGCGACCTCCGCCGCCGGGTGGCCTCGTTGCGTACCATTGCGAGCCACTTCGGCGACGCAAGCCACGACGCGCCCGCCGAGGCGGCACTGCGGACCAAGGTGAGTGGGCGGATCACCGCCGCGCTGACCGCCCTCGAACAGCTGCGGCTGCAACTGCTCCGGCTCGACGACGCGACCCTGCCGACGGGTGCGCTCACGGCGCAGCTGCACGATGCCCGCGCGCTGGAACGCGAGCTGCTGACCGACCTCGGGGCGCACCACGGGATCGGGCGGCTGCTGCGGCGCAGCCCGACGCGGCGGTCGCCGGGGATGACGCCGACGCCGGCGTAG
- a CDS encoding serine/threonine protein kinase, whose product MTARAEFIALQQALVGRYSLERELGRGGMGTVYLARDLRLERPVAIKALHPTLAADPEACARFLREARTAAGLAHPHIVPIYAVEESDAAPLLVMAMIDGETLGARLRNRGPLPADDAARVLREIAWALDHAHAHGVVHRDLTLDNILIERHTGRALLGDFGLAQRTDAVDVGPVFGTPGYLAPELIRGDAATPASDLYALGVVGWAALTGKLPFAGDASAVLAKHLMQPAPALAPLAHGASPRLVAGVMQCLAKDPDARPASATAFLGALERAPEPIAIAAPLRGWFTRWERIAPIYSIATPLLALPSSLLAYAFYRTVDQRVLVAMMVSTALSLSAIPLATHLMFEFAQWRRLRSEGFTLADVQAALPHWRAAERILQEREGMRPLASRVILDLTVVFAATILIDLLVIEPNISLLKFTSEAVRMWVLGLTGFMPTLYLFTMIGVGVGFVSPGFRISAQGKARRLLDRFWGTSVAQRFAALAGRGQRTLAANASTLHRPTEMVLGLAVDDLWRAIPDALRADLGDVPALAHTLERGATELRGLITSLQESEASDGVSDVDRAAIVETRLGLEVRHRETIATLERVRLQLLRLLADRQQTGALTQQLEAARAIEASLHRDVAGHAEVRRLLHRPKRTTGPGTPTPTPPPERAAA is encoded by the coding sequence GTGACGGCGCGCGCCGAATTCATCGCGCTGCAGCAGGCGCTGGTCGGGCGCTATTCGCTCGAGCGCGAACTCGGCCGCGGCGGGATGGGGACGGTGTACCTGGCGCGCGACCTCCGCCTCGAGCGACCGGTCGCGATCAAGGCGCTGCATCCCACGCTCGCCGCAGACCCCGAGGCGTGTGCCCGATTCCTCCGCGAGGCACGGACCGCCGCCGGGCTGGCCCATCCGCACATCGTGCCCATCTACGCCGTCGAGGAATCCGACGCCGCACCACTGCTGGTGATGGCGATGATCGATGGCGAGACGCTCGGCGCAAGGCTCAGGAATCGCGGGCCACTTCCCGCCGACGACGCGGCCCGCGTCCTTCGCGAGATCGCGTGGGCGCTCGATCATGCGCACGCCCACGGCGTCGTGCACCGCGACCTCACCCTCGACAACATCCTCATTGAGCGGCACACGGGGCGCGCGCTGCTCGGCGACTTCGGGCTCGCGCAGCGCACCGACGCGGTCGATGTCGGCCCTGTGTTCGGGACGCCGGGGTACCTCGCCCCCGAATTGATCCGCGGCGATGCGGCCACGCCGGCGAGTGATCTCTACGCCCTCGGCGTCGTCGGCTGGGCCGCGCTGACCGGCAAGCTTCCCTTCGCTGGGGATGCCTCGGCGGTGCTCGCGAAGCACCTGATGCAGCCCGCCCCGGCACTCGCGCCACTCGCGCACGGGGCCTCGCCGCGGCTGGTGGCGGGCGTCATGCAGTGCCTGGCGAAGGACCCCGATGCGCGCCCGGCGAGTGCAACGGCGTTCCTCGGCGCCTTGGAACGTGCGCCCGAGCCGATTGCGATTGCCGCGCCACTCCGGGGGTGGTTCACGCGCTGGGAACGGATCGCGCCGATCTATTCGATCGCGACCCCACTCCTCGCCTTGCCCTCGTCCCTCCTGGCCTATGCGTTTTACCGCACGGTGGATCAGCGCGTTCTCGTGGCGATGATGGTCAGCACGGCGTTGTCCCTCTCGGCGATCCCGCTCGCCACCCACCTGATGTTCGAGTTCGCGCAGTGGCGACGTCTCCGCAGCGAAGGATTCACCCTGGCCGATGTCCAGGCGGCGCTCCCGCACTGGCGCGCTGCAGAGCGCATCCTGCAGGAGCGGGAGGGAATGCGGCCCCTCGCAAGCCGGGTGATTCTCGACCTGACCGTCGTCTTTGCCGCTACGATCCTGATCGACCTCCTGGTCATCGAGCCGAACATCAGCCTCCTGAAATTCACTTCAGAGGCGGTGCGCATGTGGGTACTCGGCCTCACCGGCTTCATGCCGACGCTCTACCTCTTCACGATGATCGGCGTCGGGGTCGGCTTCGTGTCCCCCGGCTTCCGGATCTCGGCACAGGGAAAGGCCAGACGGCTGCTCGACCGATTCTGGGGCACGTCGGTGGCCCAGCGTTTCGCCGCGCTCGCCGGACGAGGGCAGCGTACCCTGGCCGCGAATGCCTCGACGCTGCACCGCCCCACCGAAATGGTCCTGGGCTTGGCCGTGGACGATCTGTGGCGTGCCATACCGGATGCCCTGCGCGCCGACCTCGGTGACGTCCCGGCACTCGCCCACACGCTGGAGCGGGGCGCGACCGAGTTGCGCGGGCTGATCACGTCGCTGCAGGAGAGCGAGGCGAGCGATGGGGTCTCCGATGTCGATCGCGCGGCAATCGTCGAGACGCGTCTCGGCCTTGAGGTGCGCCATCGCGAGACGATCGCCACGCTGGAGCGCGTGCGGCTGCAACTGCTCCGGCTGCTCGCGGACCGGCAGCAGACCGGCGCACTCACGCAGCAACTCGAGGCCGCGCGGGCCATCGAGGCGTCGCTCCACCGCGACGTCGCCGGGCACGCCGAGGTTCGCCGCTTGTTGCATCGGCCGAAGCGCACCACTGGTCCAGGCACGCCAACGCCGACACCACCGCCCGAGCGCGCCGCCGCATGA
- a CDS encoding serine/threonine protein kinase: MTAPADETKLFERLQESLAGTWSIERELGRGGMGTVYLARDVALDRPVALKVLHPALAADPEQRERFLREARTGARLSHPHIVPIYAVEAQDDLVFFVMGLIDGESVGDRLRREGPLRGEDAERILREVAWALSYAHAMGIVHRDVTIENILLERQTGRAVLADFGIAAAVDRDGEEPLLGTPSYIAPEVIQGAQATAASDLYALGVTGWTMLAGHTPFMADDTPALLLKHLTEPVPPLLRAAPGTSSRLARALEAALAKDPSARPDGAEAWLALVAGDGERVALADPLRRWVTRWEMVRPFYALGMSVTAMLTIGAMTNFTSVQFYGRYGSLMTAGFFAAMTFAVIGTVHLGIELTLLRRLANAGFHHGDLVQALARARQAAQRAGRRTASLLGRVVNDVAWLAGLTWLLLALGLVPFLLPYSPTGSDWSRFGDVMELVATISQYCLLTFLSGLGFNFLVPAFHFTPNGLWARLRDGFWGSALGAGMLKLASFGLGKSEGTDRTLHRPTELVLDLAIEEMWQALPPSAREGTADLPKIARALSNRVAEARELRAALQGPRVRRSAEADALDARLATRQERAVIALERLRMVLGRVGGAAAMSGELTAKLHDARALEQELLLELGAHAEVKRLLRQGRAPNTSLTPKATPA; the protein is encoded by the coding sequence GTGACGGCACCCGCCGACGAGACGAAGCTCTTCGAGCGATTGCAGGAATCGCTGGCGGGCACGTGGTCGATCGAGCGGGAACTCGGTCGCGGCGGGATGGGCACCGTCTACCTCGCGCGCGACGTCGCGCTCGATCGGCCGGTGGCCCTGAAGGTGCTGCATCCGGCACTCGCCGCCGACCCCGAGCAGCGCGAACGCTTCCTCCGCGAGGCACGCACCGGCGCCCGGCTCTCCCATCCGCACATCGTCCCGATCTACGCCGTGGAAGCACAGGACGACCTGGTGTTCTTCGTGATGGGGCTGATTGACGGCGAAAGTGTCGGCGATCGGCTCCGCCGCGAGGGACCACTCCGCGGCGAGGACGCCGAACGCATCCTCCGTGAGGTGGCCTGGGCGCTCTCGTATGCCCATGCGATGGGCATCGTCCATCGTGACGTCACCATCGAGAACATCCTCCTCGAGCGGCAGACGGGCCGGGCCGTGCTGGCCGACTTCGGCATCGCCGCGGCCGTCGATCGCGACGGCGAGGAGCCGCTGCTCGGCACGCCATCGTACATCGCCCCCGAGGTGATCCAGGGCGCGCAGGCGACAGCCGCCAGTGACCTCTACGCGCTCGGCGTGACCGGCTGGACCATGCTCGCTGGGCACACGCCGTTCATGGCCGACGACACGCCGGCACTCCTCCTCAAGCACCTGACCGAGCCGGTGCCGCCGTTGCTGCGAGCCGCACCAGGCACCTCGTCGCGATTGGCGCGCGCGCTTGAGGCGGCGCTGGCGAAGGACCCCTCCGCGCGTCCGGATGGCGCCGAGGCCTGGCTCGCATTGGTGGCGGGGGATGGCGAACGGGTGGCACTCGCCGACCCGCTCCGGCGCTGGGTCACGCGATGGGAGATGGTCCGCCCGTTCTACGCGCTCGGCATGTCGGTCACCGCGATGCTGACCATCGGCGCCATGACCAACTTCACCAGCGTCCAATTCTACGGCCGCTATGGCAGCCTGATGACCGCCGGCTTCTTCGCGGCGATGACCTTTGCCGTCATCGGCACGGTGCATCTCGGCATCGAGCTGACCCTGCTGCGGCGCCTCGCGAATGCGGGCTTCCACCATGGCGACCTCGTGCAGGCGCTGGCGAGGGCTCGTCAGGCCGCGCAACGCGCGGGGCGGCGCACGGCGTCGCTCCTCGGGCGGGTGGTCAATGACGTGGCGTGGCTCGCCGGCCTGACCTGGCTCCTCCTTGCCCTCGGCCTGGTGCCCTTCCTGCTGCCCTACTCGCCGACCGGCAGCGACTGGTCCCGCTTCGGGGACGTGATGGAACTCGTGGCGACCATCAGCCAGTACTGCCTGCTGACCTTCCTGTCGGGCCTTGGCTTCAACTTCCTGGTGCCTGCCTTCCACTTCACGCCGAATGGCCTCTGGGCGCGCCTCCGCGACGGCTTCTGGGGCTCCGCCCTCGGCGCGGGGATGTTGAAGCTGGCCTCGTTCGGCCTGGGCAAGTCCGAAGGGACCGACCGCACGCTGCATCGGCCCACCGAGCTGGTGCTCGACCTCGCGATCGAGGAGATGTGGCAGGCACTGCCCCCAAGCGCACGCGAAGGGACGGCCGACCTGCCGAAGATTGCGCGAGCACTCAGCAACCGCGTCGCCGAGGCGCGTGAGTTGCGCGCGGCACTGCAAGGACCGCGGGTGCGCCGCTCCGCCGAGGCCGACGCGCTCGACGCACGATTGGCCACGCGGCAGGAGCGCGCCGTGATCGCACTCGAGCGGCTGCGCATGGTGCTGGGCCGTGTCGGCGGGGCCGCGGCGATGAGCGGAGAACTCACGGCGAAGCTGCACGATGCGCGCGCACTCGAGCAGGAGCTGCTGCTTGAGCTTGGCGCGCACGCGGAAGTCAAGCGGCTACTGCGCCAGGGCCGGGCGCCGAACACGAGCCTGACACCGAAGGCAACGCCGGCGTGA
- a CDS encoding serine/threonine protein kinase, with protein MALSPEFIALQESVLGRYSLERELGRGGMGTVYLARDVKLDRPVAIKFLHADLAADPAARSRFLHEARTAARLAHPHIVPIYAVEAAGARPFLVMALIDGETLGARVRRRGALPPDEGERLLREVAWALGYAHAQGVVHRDLTLENVLIERDSGRVLLGDFGLATALEAIESQPRFGTPGYLAPEVIRGEPATASSDLYALGVVTWHALAGRAPFEADTAAAVLAKHLVQPVPVLAPLARGASRRLVAAVEQCLAKDADARPADAATLLALLERAPEPVAIAPALKHWFTRWERFRPIYSLATPILALQTWLLFWGSQRFESQALLIAAGISSVLSITAIPLLAHLGFEAWALRALHRVGFGIADIRAAYPHWRDTLERERRKEGIPPLPGRVVFDLTVVGAVVLAIVFGFIYPNIESWYSWSAEAIYVKTTILSMSSTLYLATLTGVGIGFASPGFRIAPNGRFRRLVERFWQSRFAAAVTTLASLGQPQRLAAASTLHRNTELVLGLAVDDLWHAIPAPLRDGLGDVPALAHMLQASAGELRDIADRLRESERETDHDEAEQHRLTASREAVELRHREAVATLERLRLQLLRLVASKEQSQELTAHLAGARELEQSLLVDLAAHNEVRVLLGRPARRADAGSTPTPTPKAA; from the coding sequence ATGGCCCTCTCCCCCGAATTCATCGCCCTGCAGGAATCCGTCCTGGGCCGCTACTCCCTCGAGCGCGAACTCGGGCGCGGCGGCATGGGCACGGTCTATCTGGCGCGTGACGTGAAACTGGACCGTCCGGTCGCCATCAAGTTTCTCCATGCCGACCTCGCGGCCGATCCTGCCGCGCGCTCCCGCTTCCTGCACGAGGCCCGCACGGCGGCCCGTCTGGCGCACCCGCACATCGTGCCGATCTACGCCGTCGAGGCGGCAGGGGCTCGCCCCTTCCTGGTGATGGCGTTGATCGACGGGGAAACGCTGGGGGCCCGGGTGCGCCGCCGGGGTGCATTGCCACCCGACGAAGGGGAGCGATTGCTGCGCGAGGTCGCCTGGGCGCTTGGCTATGCCCACGCGCAGGGCGTGGTGCACCGCGACCTGACCCTGGAGAACGTCCTGATCGAGCGCGATTCCGGCCGCGTGCTGCTCGGCGACTTCGGCCTCGCGACGGCACTCGAGGCGATCGAGTCGCAACCACGCTTCGGCACCCCAGGCTATCTCGCGCCCGAGGTGATTCGCGGCGAGCCCGCCACGGCCTCGAGCGACCTCTACGCCCTCGGCGTGGTCACCTGGCATGCGCTCGCGGGCCGAGCGCCGTTCGAGGCGGACACCGCCGCCGCCGTGCTCGCCAAACACCTGGTGCAACCGGTCCCCGTCCTGGCACCACTGGCGCGCGGTGCGTCGCGCCGGTTGGTGGCCGCCGTGGAGCAATGCCTCGCCAAGGATGCCGATGCACGGCCTGCCGACGCGGCGACGCTGCTTGCACTGCTCGAGCGCGCGCCGGAGCCGGTCGCGATCGCACCGGCCCTCAAGCACTGGTTCACGCGCTGGGAGCGCTTCCGCCCCATCTACTCCCTGGCCACGCCAATCCTGGCATTGCAGACGTGGCTGCTCTTCTGGGGATCGCAGCGGTTCGAGTCGCAGGCGCTGCTGATCGCCGCCGGCATTTCGTCCGTGCTGAGCATCACCGCGATCCCGCTGCTGGCGCACCTCGGCTTCGAGGCGTGGGCGCTCCGTGCCCTCCACCGCGTCGGCTTCGGCATTGCCGATATTCGCGCCGCCTACCCGCATTGGCGAGACACCCTCGAGCGCGAGCGGCGCAAGGAGGGCATCCCGCCGCTTCCCGGGCGCGTCGTCTTCGACCTGACGGTCGTCGGCGCCGTGGTGCTCGCGATCGTCTTCGGCTTCATCTATCCCAACATCGAATCCTGGTACAGCTGGAGTGCCGAGGCGATCTACGTGAAGACCACGATCCTCAGCATGTCGAGCACGCTCTATCTCGCGACGCTCACCGGGGTCGGCATCGGCTTCGCCTCGCCGGGCTTCCGGATCGCGCCGAATGGCCGCTTCCGTCGGCTGGTCGAGCGCTTCTGGCAGTCGCGCTTCGCCGCGGCCGTCACGACGCTCGCCTCGCTGGGCCAGCCACAGCGCCTCGCGGCCGCATCGACCCTCCATCGCAACACCGAGCTCGTCCTCGGCCTCGCCGTCGACGATCTCTGGCACGCGATCCCCGCGCCGCTCCGCGACGGTCTCGGTGATGTGCCGGCGCTGGCGCACATGCTGCAAGCGAGTGCCGGCGAGCTGCGCGACATCGCCGACCGCCTCCGCGAGAGTGAGCGCGAGACCGACCACGACGAGGCGGAGCAACACCGGTTGACGGCGTCGCGCGAGGCGGTGGAACTGCGCCACCGGGAGGCCGTCGCGACACTGGAACGGCTGCGCCTGCAGTTGCTCCGGCTGGTGGCCTCGAAGGAGCAGAGCCAGGAGTTGACCGCACATCTTGCGGGCGCGCGCGAGCTGGAGCAGTCCCTGTTGGTCGATCTTGCCGCCCACAACGAGGTGCGCGTGCTGCTCGGCCGTCCCGCGCGCCGCGCCGACGCGGGCTCCACGCCGACGCCCACCCCGAAGGCCGCGTGA
- the queF gene encoding NADPH-dependent 7-cyano-7-deazaguanine reductase QueF, producing MATAEGRTISFTGPEAIDVAVLETFPYQGPDQQIVTTTDEFSAVCPFSGLPDIAKLTLEYVPSDACIELKSLKYYMMSYRNVGIFQEHATARFAEDLQRVLKAKRLSVTTVYNVRGGFLTTCTVALPG from the coding sequence ATGGCGACCGCCGAAGGCCGCACCATTTCATTCACGGGACCCGAAGCCATCGACGTGGCGGTCCTCGAGACCTTCCCGTACCAGGGGCCCGATCAACAGATCGTGACCACCACGGACGAGTTCTCGGCGGTGTGCCCGTTCAGCGGACTTCCCGACATTGCGAAGCTGACGCTCGAGTACGTCCCGAGCGATGCCTGCATCGAACTCAAGAGCCTCAAGTACTACATGATGAGCTATCGCAACGTGGGGATCTTCCAGGAGCACGCGACGGCACGCTTCGCCGAGGACCTGCAGCGGGTGCTCAAGGCGAAGCGGCTCTCGGTGACGACGGTCTACAACGTCCGTGGCGGCTTCCTCACGACCTGCACCGTGGCGCTCCCAGGGTAG
- the dinB gene encoding DNA polymerase IV: MSTRILHCDLDAFFVEVCRRHDPALEGVDLLIVGGRRQSRGVVQSASYGARAFGVRSGMPIAEAARRCPGATFVKGEFAWYKEASRAVRAVLDRHAPLVVMTGMDEGYLDFSGTDLLHPVSLLDVATQIRHDVRQSADLDCSIGIGPNRMLAKLASDYAKPRGICEVRSGWERGFLAGLPLKALPGIGPKTADRLAARGLNDVAQVQAMAVDDLGALLGREEAIALKRRADGAGGSIVRASGPPKSVSRETTFPRDVTDGAALDRMLHLLTARVAGQLRDEGLQAGAVVLKLRHSDFTTVTRRTTLTSPTALDAELMAAARRLLAPALAAARSKRQAVRLLGIAATALGQAEAPDLFEPEARGKAREVSRAVDAVRARFGFEAMQAARLVGRPDPRRADGAGDAD, encoded by the coding sequence ATGTCCACCCGGATCCTGCATTGCGATCTCGACGCCTTCTTCGTCGAGGTCTGCCGCCGCCACGACCCCGCCCTCGAGGGCGTCGACCTGCTCATCGTCGGCGGCCGGCGGCAGTCGCGCGGCGTGGTGCAATCGGCCTCGTATGGGGCGCGCGCGTTCGGGGTGCGGAGCGGCATGCCGATCGCCGAGGCCGCGCGGCGCTGCCCCGGCGCCACGTTCGTGAAAGGGGAGTTCGCGTGGTACAAGGAGGCGTCGCGCGCGGTGCGCGCCGTGCTGGATCGTCATGCGCCACTGGTCGTGATGACCGGCATGGACGAGGGCTACCTCGATTTCAGCGGCACTGACCTGCTGCATCCCGTCTCGCTGCTCGACGTGGCCACGCAGATCCGCCACGACGTGCGCCAGAGCGCCGACCTCGACTGTTCGATCGGCATCGGGCCGAACCGGATGCTGGCGAAGCTCGCCTCGGACTATGCCAAGCCCCGCGGGATCTGCGAGGTGCGCAGCGGATGGGAGCGCGGTTTTCTGGCGGGCCTGCCACTCAAGGCACTGCCGGGGATTGGCCCCAAGACCGCGGACCGCCTGGCGGCGCGCGGCCTCAACGACGTGGCGCAGGTGCAGGCCATGGCCGTCGACGACCTCGGCGCGCTCCTCGGCCGCGAGGAGGCCATCGCGCTCAAGCGACGCGCCGATGGCGCCGGTGGCAGCATCGTGCGCGCCTCGGGCCCGCCGAAGTCGGTCTCGCGCGAGACGACGTTCCCGCGCGACGTCACCGACGGCGCGGCCCTCGACCGCATGCTGCATCTCCTCACGGCGCGCGTCGCCGGGCAGCTGCGGGACGAAGGACTGCAGGCGGGTGCCGTCGTGCTCAAGCTGCGGCACTCCGACTTCACGACGGTCACGCGACGCACCACGCTGACCTCCCCGACCGCGCTCGACGCCGAGTTGATGGCGGCCGCCCGGCGGCTCCTCGCGCCGGCACTCGCGGCCGCGCGCAGCAAGCGGCAGGCAGTGCGCCTGCTCGGCATCGCCGCGACCGCCCTTGGCCAGGCCGAGGCACCGGACCTCTTCGAACCGGAGGCGCGCGGCAAGGCACGCGAGGTCTCGCGCGCCGTGGACGCGGTGCGGGCACGCTTCGGCTTCGAGGCGATGCAGGCGGCCCGCCTCGTGGGCCGCCCCGACCCTCGCCGCGCCGATGGCGCCGGGGACGCCGACTAG
- a CDS encoding NAD(P)-dependent oxidoreductase — MKIGFAGLGAIGTPMADRCAAREGLVVWNRTPAKAEAFAADHPGVSVARTPREVAAGMDAVITCLPTSGDVAALLEGPEGLLAGLAEGAILVDCTSGDPATSRVIAARLAERGIAFVDAPVSGGPPLAAKGR; from the coding sequence ATGAAGATCGGATTCGCCGGCCTGGGGGCCATCGGTACCCCCATGGCCGACCGCTGCGCCGCCCGCGAGGGGCTCGTCGTCTGGAACCGGACGCCGGCCAAGGCGGAGGCCTTTGCGGCCGACCACCCGGGCGTCTCCGTGGCCCGCACCCCGCGCGAAGTGGCGGCCGGGATGGACGCGGTGATCACCTGTCTGCCGACCTCGGGGGACGTGGCGGCACTGCTGGAGGGGCCGGAGGGGCTCCTCGCCGGCCTCGCCGAGGGGGCGATCCTGGTCGACTGCACTTCCGGCGATCCGGCCACCTCGCGCGTCATCGCGGCGCGCCTTGCCGAGCGGGGCATCGCCTTCGTGGACGCCCCGGTGAGCGGCGGCCCGCCACTCGCGGCGAAGGGGCGTTGA
- a CDS encoding NAD-binding protein: MTIMCGGTAEDVARAEEVVAPFAGKVVHLGPVGAGHAMKAVNNALLAVHILALGEGMVTLAKAGIDPRAAIDVLNASSGRSMVSEVLIPERVLTGLYPQLFRLALLEKDIGIAEALAREVGVAAPVLASVREEYRGLRASLGEQADYLDPIRAAEAAAGVLLRG, encoded by the coding sequence TTGACCATCATGTGCGGCGGCACGGCGGAGGATGTCGCGCGGGCCGAGGAGGTCGTCGCGCCGTTCGCGGGGAAGGTCGTGCACCTCGGACCGGTGGGCGCCGGACATGCGATGAAGGCCGTGAACAACGCGCTGCTTGCGGTGCACATCCTCGCGCTCGGCGAAGGGATGGTCACGCTCGCCAAGGCAGGGATCGATCCGCGCGCGGCGATCGATGTCCTCAATGCGTCGAGTGGCCGGTCGATGGTGAGTGAGGTCCTGATTCCCGAGCGGGTGCTCACCGGGCTCTACCCGCAGCTCTTCCGACTCGCGCTGCTCGAGAAGGACATCGGCATCGCCGAGGCGCTGGCGCGCGAGGTGGGCGTGGCGGCCCCGGTCCTCGCGTCCGTGCGCGAGGAGTACCGTGGTCTGCGGGCCTCGCTGGGCGAGCAGGCCGACTACCTCGACCCGATCCGTGCGGCCGAAGCGGCGGCCGGCGTGCTGCTCCGCGGATGA
- a CDS encoding cytochrome c3: protein MGCHAAVAGKTKENKVEIQKLRDAWSKKLPVEWTRVHELARHVHFPHQRHIKALGANACATCHGNVARMPQVYKVNNVNNMGFCISCHIERKVSRDCTVCHY, encoded by the coding sequence ATGGGGTGTCATGCGGCGGTCGCCGGCAAGACCAAGGAGAACAAGGTCGAGATCCAGAAGCTCAGGGACGCCTGGAGCAAGAAGCTTCCGGTCGAGTGGACCCGGGTGCACGAGCTGGCCCGCCACGTCCACTTCCCCCACCAGCGCCACATCAAGGCGCTCGGCGCGAATGCCTGCGCCACTTGCCACGGCAACGTCGCGCGCATGCCGCAGGTCTACAAGGTCAACAACGTGAACAACATGGGCTTCTGCATCAGCTGTCACATCGAGCGGAAGGTTTCGCGCGATTGCACCGTGTGCCACTACTGA